One part of the Anopheles coustani chromosome 2, idAnoCousDA_361_x.2, whole genome shotgun sequence genome encodes these proteins:
- the LOC131264083 gene encoding endochitinase-like codes for MSRYKIVLLFVVLCCGIDLAKCNVGKRLICYFSSDSPKTKGYGRYTANEVPVELCSDVIYRGLGFPEWTRGSYQFNNEELQRLGSYMYTIKGRSSTVRNIVTVLERGQEALSYSIMSEVPERRGAFTRAILRLLDQYGLDGVEIAWEWPGTMVKFGGISSDRESVIALLTDLRSALRSRNKELFFFGAVYPKVLRESYRVTSICQVVDYVTLFTFDMRPHTNNVADVHAPMRNRSFETEPNRAKTNVVDGVDTWIDFGCPPKKMILGIGLFGQAFTLANPAQYNVGAPAVGPGEEGQYYYGGYYPYYELCLLIRSGWTLFYDSVGQMPFAVRGNQWMGYEDTNSIAAKLDLVKEKRLGGVVLQYVDYDDFWGFCGSRNPLTSFIYQRLRQIPSDIGFAIEWS; via the exons ATGTCTCGTTATAAAATAgtgcttttgtttgttgtgttgtgctgTGGAATTGATTTGGCAAAGTGTAACGTTGGGAAGCGTTTGATCTGTTACTTTTCGAGCGACTCGCCTAAAACGAAGGGATACGGAAGGTACACGGCGAACGAGGTCCCGGTGGAGTTGTGCAGCGATGTGATCTACCGTGGGTTAGGGTTTCCCGAGTGGACGCGTGGGTCTTACCAGTTCAAC AATGAGGAATTGCAGCGACTTGGATCATACATGTACACAATCAAAGGAAGATCGTCGACTGTGCGCAACATCGTCACTGTGTTGGAACGTGGTCAGGAGGCCTTGTCCTACTCCATAATGTCGGAGGTTCCCGAACGTCGAGGGGCATTTACGCGGGCCATCCTTCGTCTACTGGATCAGTACGGTCTCGACGGGGTGGAGATCGCCTGGGAGTGGCCCGGCACGATGGTGAAGTTTGGTGGTATCTCCAGCGATCGAGAATCAGTGATAGCTCTATTGACAGACTTGCGTTCAGCGTTGAGAAGTCGTAACAAAGAGTTGTTCTTCTTCGGGGCCGTATATCCCAAGGTGCTCAGAGAGTCCTACCGGGTGACCAGTATCTGCCAGGTGGTGGACTATGTGACGTTGTTCACCTTCGACATGCGTCCACACACGAACAACGTGGCCGATGTGCACGCACCGATGCGCAATAGGTCTTTCGAAACGGAACCGAATCGGGCCAAGACCAATGTG GTTGATGGAGTTGATACCTGGATCGATTTCGGATGCCCTCCGAAGAAGATGATCCTTGGAATAGGATTGTTTGGGCAAGCTTTCACCCTGGCAAACCCCGCTCAGTACAACGTGGGTGCTCCGGCAGTTGGGCCCGGAGAGGAAGGCCAGTATTACTACGGTGGCTACTATCCGTACTATGAG CTTTGCCTTCTGATTCGAAGCGGATGGACCCTGTTCTATGACTCCGTGGGACAGATGCCCTTCGCTGTGCGTGGAAATCAATGGATGGGCTACGAGGACACCAACTCCATCGCGGCGAAACTGGACCTCGTGAAGGAGAAGCGCCTTGGTGGTGTGGTGCTACAGTACGTGGACTACGATGATTTCTGGGGATTCTGCGGAAGTCGCAACCCTTTGACCAGCTTTATCTATCAGCGTTTGCGGCAGATTCCGTCCGACATTGGGTTTGCAATTGAGTGGAGCTAA